A genomic stretch from Oleomonas cavernae includes:
- a CDS encoding DUF1302 domain-containing protein codes for MRKDSSVRTRLTRATALGAGSLAVAFGLLGAGTAQAANFEVGEVTINTQVSISAGFGIRTEGRDGRLICPANLPGVGTSTTCNGDNGNLNFDSGDFVNAPVRVQGEVEASWQNFTVYARGQAFYDYIYDNGDLAFMGGAANYRDLAGRQTEAGQNTASHGYEIMDLWVRGKFDIGDNQLIAKIGQQSISWGEALFTPLSFAQVNSFDISKLRQPGAELRDAVRSMPAALLTYEVGSGLSVEAFYQFEFRPTIADASGSFFSTSDIVGQGGTGFGAGQDYDVIFPNVGGFSSPVYVQDDENNDGKNYGVAMRYFSPELNNTEFGLYYANITARLPVPTFVTPAVLTASPFVNANNGRLEVTYLEDVKMLGTSFNTSIDALGVSLAGEVAWMHDYPLLIDGESFATAYICALIPAPGAPCSAVGFPNQVSTQNGLTAGMPGQRIEGFVRDDIYTFMLRGIKTLGGSDFPTSAIGANSISLIAEFGGVYADLPNEKILAFDVFGNGTPGSGAFTDPLTGKYEAATDFSVGVTAVASASYPDAFAGVNLTPSLRYATGLYGNSPVAAGYIERASALSFQLDADYLLAWRGSIGYTTYFGGRQNPLNDRDFFSASISYTF; via the coding sequence TTGAGGAAAGATAGTTCTGTTCGTACCCGTTTGACGCGGGCGACCGCGCTTGGCGCGGGCTCACTCGCCGTCGCGTTCGGGCTGCTGGGGGCCGGCACGGCGCAGGCCGCCAATTTCGAGGTCGGCGAAGTCACGATCAACACGCAGGTGTCAATTTCGGCGGGCTTCGGGATTCGTACCGAAGGCCGGGACGGTCGGCTGATCTGCCCGGCGAACTTGCCCGGGGTTGGTACGTCGACTACCTGCAACGGCGACAATGGCAACCTGAATTTCGACAGCGGCGATTTCGTCAATGCGCCGGTTCGGGTACAGGGTGAGGTTGAGGCGAGCTGGCAGAACTTCACCGTCTATGCTCGTGGCCAAGCCTTCTACGACTACATCTACGACAACGGTGATCTCGCCTTTATGGGTGGGGCTGCCAACTACCGCGATCTGGCAGGCCGCCAGACCGAAGCGGGGCAAAACACGGCATCCCATGGCTATGAAATCATGGATTTGTGGGTGCGCGGGAAGTTTGATATCGGCGACAATCAGTTGATCGCCAAGATTGGCCAGCAGTCGATTTCCTGGGGCGAGGCGCTGTTCACGCCTTTGAGCTTTGCCCAGGTCAACTCCTTCGATATCTCCAAGTTGCGCCAGCCCGGCGCCGAACTGCGCGACGCTGTGCGTTCGATGCCCGCAGCGCTGCTGACCTACGAAGTCGGCAGCGGCCTGAGCGTCGAGGCGTTTTACCAGTTCGAATTCCGCCCGACCATTGCCGACGCTTCGGGCAGCTTCTTTTCGACCAGCGATATCGTCGGACAGGGTGGCACCGGCTTTGGCGCCGGCCAGGACTACGACGTGATTTTCCCCAACGTCGGCGGCTTCTCTTCACCGGTCTATGTTCAAGACGACGAGAACAACGACGGTAAGAATTATGGCGTGGCCATGCGCTATTTCTCGCCGGAACTCAACAACACGGAATTCGGCCTCTATTACGCCAACATCACCGCACGCCTGCCGGTACCGACCTTTGTCACCCCGGCAGTGCTGACAGCGAGCCCGTTTGTCAACGCCAACAACGGCCGGCTCGAGGTCACCTACCTCGAGGACGTGAAGATGCTGGGCACCAGCTTCAACACGTCGATCGACGCGCTCGGTGTCTCGCTCGCCGGCGAAGTCGCCTGGATGCATGACTACCCGCTGCTGATCGACGGCGAGTCTTTTGCGACAGCCTACATCTGCGCATTGATTCCCGCCCCCGGCGCGCCTTGCAGCGCGGTTGGTTTCCCCAACCAGGTGAGCACGCAGAACGGTTTGACCGCCGGCATGCCCGGGCAGCGCATCGAGGGCTTTGTCCGCGACGACATCTATACCTTCATGCTGCGCGGCATCAAGACGCTGGGCGGCTCCGACTTTCCGACGTCGGCGATCGGCGCCAACAGCATCAGCCTGATCGCCGAGTTCGGCGGCGTCTACGCCGACCTGCCCAACGAAAAAATCCTGGCCTTCGACGTCTTCGGCAACGGCACTCCCGGCAGTGGGGCGTTCACCGATCCGTTGACCGGCAAGTACGAGGCGGCGACCGATTTCTCGGTTGGCGTTACGGCGGTGGCCTCGGCAAGCTATCCCGACGCCTTCGCCGGGGTGAATCTGACGCCGAGTCTCCGCTATGCCACCGGCCTCTACGGCAACTCCCCGGTTGCCGCCGGCTATATCGAGCGAGCCAGCGCGTTGAGCTTCCAGCTCGATGCGGACTACCTGCTCGCATGGCGCGGCTCGATTGGTTACACCACCTACTTCGGCGGCCGTCAGAATCCGTTGAACGATCGTGACTTCTTCTCGGCCTCGATCAGCTACACGTTCTGA
- a CDS encoding SMP-30/gluconolactonase/LRE family protein, which produces MIAFREIASGLRFPEGPVALPDGDVLVVEIARGTLTRVAPDGRLTVVASLGGGPNGAAIGPDGHVYICNNGGFEFTDLGGILVPGHQAHDYAGGSIQRVDLSTGKAETLYTGAGDVRLRGPNDLVFDGTGGFWFTDHGKSRARERDTTGVFYAKADGSFIEEVIFPLQAPNGIGLSPDGKVLYVAETFTGRVWSFAVAGPGKIGGANGLLGHPGQLLAGPGGLNLYDSLGVDGEGHVCVATLLNGGITAISPDGAKVEHIPFPDPLTTNICFGGPALRTAFITLSGTGRLIACDWPRPGLRLHHQ; this is translated from the coding sequence GTGATTGCGTTTCGTGAAATAGCCTCGGGGCTTCGGTTTCCGGAAGGGCCGGTGGCCCTGCCCGACGGGGATGTCCTGGTCGTCGAAATCGCGCGGGGCACCTTGACCCGCGTGGCCCCGGACGGCCGCCTGACCGTGGTCGCCAGCCTGGGCGGCGGGCCCAACGGCGCCGCCATCGGGCCGGACGGCCATGTCTATATCTGCAACAACGGCGGCTTCGAATTCACCGATCTGGGAGGGATTCTGGTCCCCGGCCACCAGGCGCACGACTATGCCGGCGGCTCGATCCAGCGGGTGGACCTGTCGACCGGCAAGGCCGAAACGCTCTACACCGGGGCGGGCGACGTCCGCCTGCGGGGCCCTAACGACCTGGTGTTCGACGGCACCGGCGGCTTCTGGTTCACCGACCACGGCAAGTCGCGGGCGCGCGAACGCGATACCACCGGCGTGTTCTATGCCAAGGCCGACGGCAGCTTCATCGAGGAAGTCATCTTCCCGCTCCAGGCGCCCAACGGCATCGGCCTGTCGCCCGACGGCAAGGTGCTCTACGTGGCCGAGACCTTCACCGGCCGGGTCTGGTCCTTCGCGGTGGCGGGGCCGGGCAAGATCGGCGGCGCCAACGGCCTGCTCGGGCACCCCGGGCAGTTGCTGGCCGGCCCCGGCGGGCTCAACCTCTACGACAGCCTCGGCGTCGACGGCGAAGGCCATGTCTGCGTCGCGACCCTGCTCAACGGGGGCATCACCGCGATCTCCCCCGACGGCGCCAAGGTGGAGCACATCCCCTTCCCCGATCCGTTGACGACCAATATCTGCTTCGGCGGCCCGGCCCTGCGTACCGCCTTCATCACCCTGTCGGGCACCGGCAGGCTGATCGCCTGCGACTGGCCCCGGCCCGGCCTGCGCCTTCATCACCAATAG
- a CDS encoding lysine/arginine/ornithine ABC transporter substrate-binding protein, whose amino-acid sequence MLFGKRARFGLRFVAAAAAAVALAGLTPASAAEKVVKIGTEGAYPPFNAIDAGGQLYGFDVDIAKALCEKMKVKCEFVTQDWDGIIPALQAKKFDAIVASMAITDERKKVVDFSDKYYDTPTQFVSVKSAGITETTPAALKGKALGAQSATIQADLLEALYKESTIKLYATVDELYADLASGRVDAGLVDKTVTYTWLETPPGACCAFAGPEMFEPKSILGNGVGIAVRKGDTELLTALNKAIAEILADGTYKTINDKYFPFSIY is encoded by the coding sequence ATGTTGTTTGGTAAACGCGCGCGGTTCGGCCTGCGCTTCGTCGCGGCTGCCGCGGCCGCAGTGGCCCTGGCCGGCCTGACGCCGGCCTCCGCCGCCGAGAAGGTCGTCAAGATCGGCACCGAGGGCGCCTATCCGCCGTTCAACGCCATCGATGCCGGCGGCCAGCTCTATGGCTTCGACGTCGATATCGCCAAGGCGCTGTGCGAGAAGATGAAGGTGAAGTGCGAGTTCGTCACCCAGGACTGGGACGGCATCATTCCCGCCCTGCAGGCCAAGAAGTTCGATGCCATCGTCGCCTCGATGGCGATCACCGACGAGCGCAAGAAGGTCGTCGACTTCTCGGACAAATACTACGACACGCCCACCCAGTTCGTGTCCGTGAAGTCGGCCGGCATCACCGAAACCACTCCCGCCGCCCTCAAGGGCAAGGCCCTGGGCGCCCAGAGCGCGACCATCCAGGCCGACCTGCTCGAAGCCCTCTACAAGGAATCGACGATCAAGCTCTACGCCACCGTCGACGAGCTCTACGCCGACCTGGCGTCGGGCCGGGTCGATGCCGGCCTGGTCGACAAGACCGTGACCTACACCTGGCTCGAGACCCCGCCGGGCGCCTGTTGCGCCTTCGCCGGACCGGAGATGTTCGAGCCCAAGTCGATCCTGGGCAACGGTGTCGGCATCGCCGTGCGCAAGGGCGATACCGAGCTGTTGACCGCGCTCAACAAGGCGATCGCCGAAATCCTGGCCGACGGCACCTACAAGACCATCAACGACAAGTATTTCCCGTTCTCGATCTACTGA